One Castanea sativa cultivar Marrone di Chiusa Pesio chromosome 4, ASM4071231v1 DNA window includes the following coding sequences:
- the LOC142631899 gene encoding LEAF RUST 10 DISEASE-RESISTANCE LOCUS RECEPTOR-LIKE PROTEIN KINASE-like 2.5: MHPHLFPTIKLSLIIVTITLIHFPTSLLADNEQYLTCEAPFNCGNLEYLSYPFWASNRPNYCGHPSFQLDCSSNVPQINIAAMNYRVLEINYSSWTLKVARADYLDTICPAAFVNTTIGSNLFSYITSDNTNLTLYYNCRTPPAAQPNLTFYQFNCTINNTNFINYYIQSSQNFWAISNFTGACNYWVNVPVLRSAVPTAATYDAVITAIDSGFTLEWTASKSECDTCLKAGGLCGSDPTTSTFTCYCTNGTFPSGCSTVPTRSSSKSKLREIVIGIAAAVLGIIVVCIILCCLRREQLSKALVFRRTARKNDKYVKAFILNYGSLAPKYYRYSEIKKMTNSFKNKLGQGGYSSVYKGKLPDGKLVAVKVLSESKGNGEDFVNEVASISRTSHVNIVTLLGFSCEKNNRALIYEFMPNGSLDKFIYHRDSSATNCRLEWKTLYKMAVDIARGLEYLHRGCSTRILHFDIKPQNILLDEDFNPKISDFGLAKLCQRKDSIVSMLGMRGTIGYIAPEVFSRNFGGVSHKSDVYSYGMLVLEMVGGRKNFDNGVSNSSEKYFPDWIYKDLELGMGGRTYGVMTAEEHETTRKMILVSLWCIQTNPPDRPSMNKVVEMLEGTLHSLQIPPKPFLCSPERSPVDFSTTS, encoded by the exons ATGCATCCCCATCTCTTCCCAACCATCAAATTGTCCTTGATCATAGTAACCATAACCTTAATCCATTTTCCAACATCTTTGCTTGCGGATAATGAGCAATATCTCACTTGTGAGGCACCATTTAACTGTGGCAACCTTGAATACCTCAGTTATCCATTCTGGGCATCCAATCGGCCAAACTATTGCGGTCACCCTAGTTTTCAGCTAGACTGCAGCAGCAATGTTCCGCAGATCAACATCGCTGCCATGAATTACAGAGTCCTGGAAATCAATTACTCATCATGGACTCTCAAGGTTGCTAGGGCAGATTACTTGGACACGATTTGCCCTGCTGCGTTCGTTAATACCACCATTGGTAGCAACTTATTTTCCTATATTACTTCAGATAATACGAACCTGACACTCTATTATAATTGCCGTACTCCTCCAGCTGCTCAACCAAATTTGACCTTTTATCAGTTTAATTGCACCATAAACAATACCAACTTTATCAATTACTATATCCAGAGCTCTCAGAATTTTTGGGCAATTAGCAACTTTACGGGCGCATGCAACTACTGGGTCAATGTTCCTGTTCTGCGATCAGCAGTTCCAACTGCTGCAACTTATGATGCAGTAATTACAGCTATTGATAGCGGTTTCACGCTGGAGTGGACTGCAAGTAAGTCCGAGTGTGATACATGCCTCAAGGCTGGAGGGCTGTGTGGTTCCGACCCAACCACGAGTACATTCACTTGCTATTGTACAAACGGGACTTTTCCATCCGGTTGTAGCACTGTACCAACAA GATCATCCTCCAAGTCCAAGCTGCGTGAAATTGTTATAG GTATTGCGGCTGCTGTGCTTGGGATTATTGTAGTCTGTATCATACTATGCTGCCTTAGAAGAGAACAATTGAGTAAGGCATTGGTCTTTAGGAGGACAGCAAGGAAAAACGATAAATATGTCAAGGCATTTATATTGAATTATGGTTCACTTGCTCCCAAGTATTATAGGTATTCAGAGATCAAGAAGATGACCAACTCATTCAAAAACAAACTAGGGCAAGGAGGATACAGCAGTGTATACAAAGGAAAGCTACCAGATGGTAAGCTCGTGGCAGTAAAAGTTCTAAGTGAATCCAAAGGCAATGGAGAAGATTTTGTTAATGAAGTTGCAAGCATTAGTAGGACTTCTCATGTTAATATAGTCACTCTTTTAGGTTTCAGTTGTGAAAAGAACAATCGAGCtctaatatatgaatttatgcCCAATGGATCTCTAGACAAGTTCATATACCATCGAGATTCTTCAGCAACAAATTGTCGTTTGGAATGGAAAACATTGTACAAAATGGCAGTTGACATTGCTCGAGGACTAGAATATTTACATCGAGGTTGTAGCACAAGGATTCTGCATTTCGACATAAAACCTCAGAATATTCTTTTAGACGAagatttcaacccaaaaatctcTGATTTTGGCCTTGCTAAACTCTGCCAAAGAAAAGACAGCATTGTATCAATGCTTGGCATGAGAGGAACAATAGGGTATATTGCCCCAGAAGTATTTAGTCGAAACTTTGGAGGAGTCTCTCATAAGTCTGATGTCTATAGCTATGGAATGCTTGTTCTTGAAATGGTTGGAGGAAGAAAGAATTTTGATAATGGAGTGTCCAACAGTAGCGAAAAATATTTCCCAGATTGGATTTATAAGGATCTTGAACTAGGTATGGGTGGAAGAACATATGGGGTCATGACAGCGGAGGAACATGAGACAACAAGGAAGATGATACTGGTGAGTTTATGGTGCATTCAGACGAATCCACCTGATCGACCATCCATGAATAAGGTGGTAGAGATGTTAGAAGGAACCCTCCATTCCTTACAAATTCCTCCAAAGCCTTTCTTGTGTTCGCCTGAAAGGTCACCAGTAGATTTTTCCACAACTTCGTAA